Within Nocardioides rotundus, the genomic segment GAGCGGCCGTACGACGAGGTGGCCCGCGACGTCGCCTGGGGCAAGGTGTCGGTCGAGGGGGCCCGCGAGGACTACGGCGCGGTCGTGTCGGGGAGCCGCGAGTCGGTGACCGTCGACGAGGCCGCCTCCGACGCCCTGCGCTCGGAGCTGGTGACGGCCCGCGAGCCGGACCGGCCCTTCTTCGACCGCGGTCCCGGCTATGCGCAGCTCTCGGGCGGCGCGGCCGCCGCGGAGGTGGACTTCCTGTGAGGTCGCGCGTGGTGGTGGCGCTCGGCGGCAACGCGATGACGGCTCCGGACGGGACGGCCCGCCCGGAGGACCAGCAGCGCGCCGTCGGCGTCGCCGCCGCGGCGATCGCGGACCTGCTGACCGGGCCAGACCCCGTGGACGTGGTCATCACCCACGGCAACGGCCCGCAGGTCGGCAACCTGCTGGTGAAGAACGAGCTTGCCGCGCACGTCGTGCCCCCGGTGCCGCTGGACTGGTGCAGCGCCCAGACCCAGGCCACCATCGGAACGCTGCTGATGGACGCCCTGGACCGCGAGCTCGCCGAGCGCGGCGACCCCCGCCGTACGGCGACCCTGGTCACCCGCACCCTGGTCTCCCCCGACGACCCGCACCTGCGGTCCCCCTCCAAGCCGATCGGGCGCTGGCTCTCGGCCGAGGAGGCGCGGCCGATGATCGAGCACGGCGAGACCTGGCGCGACCTCGGCGAGCGGGGCTGGCGCCGGGTGGTCGCGTCCCCCGAGCCGCTGGAGATCATCGACGCCCCGGCCGTCGGCACCCTGGTGGAGGCCGGCTACGTCGTGGTGGCCGCCGGTGGCGGCGGCATCCCGACCGTCCGGGACCCCGACGGCACCCTGCACGGGGTGGAGGCGGTGATCGACAAGGACCTCGGCGCCGCCCTGCTCGCGCAGACGCTCGACGCGGACGCCCTGGTGATCGCCACCGACGTCCCGCACGTGGTGCTCGGCTACGGCACCGACTCCGCCCGGCCCCTGGAGCGGGTCACGCTGAGCGAGATGGAGTCCCACGCCGCCGCGGGCGAGTTCGCCGAGGGGTCCATGGGGCCCAAGGTCGACGCGATCTGTCGCTTCGTCCGGCAGCAACGCAGGCCCGCCACGATCACCGACCTCGAGCACATCCGCGACGCCGTGACCGGCTCCGGCGGCACCACCGTGGTGCCCGGCTGACCGACGTACTCCCACCGAAAGAGAGGACCGCACATGCCCAGCGCGATCGAAGTACGCAAGGTTCCGATCCACTCCGTGGCCGACGCCTCCGAGCTGACCCGGCTCCTGGACGACGGCGTGATGGCCGCGGACCGGGTGATCGCCATCATCGGCAAGACCGAGGGGAACGGCGGCGTCAACGACTACACCCGGATCATCGCCGACCGGGCCTTCCGGGAGGCCCTCGTCGCCGCCGGCGCGCCCGAGGAGCAGGTCAGGGAGATCCCGATCGTCTGGTCGGGCGGCACCGACGGGGTGATCAGCCCGCACGCGACCATCTTCGCCACCACCGAGGTCCCCGAGGACGACCCGAGCCGCGAGGAGCAGCGGCTGACCGCGGGCTTCGCGATGAGCGAGCGGCTGCTGCCCGAGGACATCGGCCGCACCGCGATGATCGAGAAGGTCGCCGACGCGGTGCGGGTCGCGATGGAGCGCGCCGGGATCACCGACCCCGCCGACGTGCACTACGTGCAGACCAAGACGCCGCTGCTGACCATCCACACCATCCGGGACGCGAAGTCGCGCGGCAAGACCGTGTGGACCGAGCACACGCACGAGTCGATGGACCTCTCCAACGGGTGTACGGCGCTCGGCGTCGCCGTGGCGCTCGGCGAGATCGACATGCCCACCGACGCCGACGTGATGCACAACCGGGAGCTCTACTCCGCGGTGGCCTCCTGCTCCTCCGGCGTCGAGCTGGACCAGGCACAGGTCGTGGTGGTCGGCAACGCCACCGGGGTCGGCGGGCGCTACCGGATCGGGCACTCGGTGATGGAGGACGCCCTGGACGCCGAGGGGGTGTGGACCGCGATCAGGGAGGCCGGGCTGGACCTGCCGGACCGTCCTCGCAGCAGCGACCTGGACGGCCGTCTGGTCAACGTCTTCCTCAAGTGCGAGGCGTCCCAGGACGGCACCGTGCGCGGGCGGCGCAACGCGATGCTGGACGACTCCGACGTGCACTGGCACCGGCAGATCAAGTCCTGCGTCGGCGGGGTCACGGCCGCCGTCACGGGCGACCCGGCGGTCTTCGTGTCGGTCTCGGCGGCCCACCAGGGCCCCGAGGGCGGCGGGCCGGTCGCGGCCATCGTCGATCTGGGCGACGAGCCGACGGGCTACCGCTGGGAGGGATGACCTCTCTGGCAGGATGCCGCGCGTGCACCTGTTCCACATCGCCACCCGCGCCGACTGGGAGGCCGCCCGCCAGGCGGGCTCCTACACCACGTCGACGCGGGGACGGACCCTCGAGGACGAGGGGTTCATCCACGCGGCCCACCGCGAGCAGGTGCCGACGGTCTTCCGCCGCTTCTACCGCGACGCCGGGGAGCCGCTGGTGCTGCTCAGCATCGACACCGACCGGCTCACCTCGCCCTGGGCCGAGGAGCAGGTGGGCGAGGAGCGGTGGCCGCACATCCGCGGGCCGCTAAACGTCCAGGCCGTGCGGCACGTGAGCCCGCTCAACCGGCGCGGGGGCAGCGAGTCCTTCACCTCGCTGTTCCTCAAGGAGATGGTCGGCCGGATCATGCTGGCCCTCCTGGTGATGGCGCTGATGACGATCGGCGTCTTCGTCGGCGAGCGGGAGCTCACCACCGACTGGGGAGCCCTCATCGGCGCCAGCATCGGGCTGGTCGTGGGGGTCGCGGCGGTCGTGCTGATCGTTCGGCTTCGCCGCCGGTCCTAGCCGACGAGCTCGGCCACCTCGTCGGCGCAGCCCCAGGAGAGGGTCACGCCGGCGCCGCCATGGCCGTAGCAGTGCACCACGTCGCCGACCCGCTCCACCCGCACCTCGGGACGCGCCGGGCGCAGGCCGACCTTGTGCCGCAGCACCCGAGCCTCGGCCACCTCGGGCACCAGGCGTGCGGCTCGCCGCAGGATCGCCGCCGCCGTGTCCGGCGAGGGGGTACGGCTCCAGTCGCCGCGCTCCTCGGTGCCGCCGACGACGACCTCGCGGCCGCGCGGGACGACGTACGTCGGGCCCGCCTCGTCCAGCCACCACTCCTCCAGGCCCCACTGCTCGACGTAGACGACCTGGCCGCGCACCGGCTGCACCGAGTCGTCCGAGCCCAGCAGGCGGGCGCCGATGCCCGCGCAGTCGACCACCCGGCCCTGGGGCAGGCTGGACAGGTTCATCCGGGTGATCGTGCCGCCCAGCTGCTCGACGCGGGAGGTCAGCCAGCGCAGGTAGACCGGCATGTCCACCACCGGAGCCGTGAAGGACCAGGCGGCCGGCCACCCGGGCACCTGCGTGCGCTCCAGGTCGGGCACCGCACCGCCCCACCAGGGCTCCGGTGGCGCGGCCGGATGGACCTCGGTGCCGCGACGCATCGCGACCCCGGTGGTCTCGTCTGCCGCAAGCTCGGCGAAGGCGCCGTAGCTGCGCTCTCCCCACGCGGCCACCCGCTCCTGCGGGAAGGCGAGGTAGGGGTACCAGAGCGCCGCCGCGACCGCGGAGGTCGTCTCCAGCGGCAGGTCGCGGGCCAGGACGTCGACCCGGTGCCCGGCCTCCAGGAGGCGTACGGCGCACGACAGGCCGACCACGCCGGCGCCGACCACGAGTACCTGACCCATGGGGTCAGTGTGCCGCAGGCTCAGGCGTCGGCGCCGAAGGCGGCCGGAGCGGTGGGGTCCTCCCCCGCGTCGCTGAGCTCGCGGGCGACGTACTCCTCGATGTCCTCCACGTCGTCGCGGTTGCGCTCGGCGACGGCGAGCAGGTCGCTCATCGTCGCGACCTCCTCGACCTGCTCCTTGATGAACCACTGGAGGAACTGCTCGGAGGCGTAGTCGTCGTCCTCGCGGGCGGTCTTGAGCAGCGCGTTGATCTGGCCGGTGACCTTCTTCTCCTGCTCGAGCGCGAGCCGGACCGGGGCCACGACATCGTCGAACCGCGTCTGCTGCGCCTCGATCGCCGGGATGTCCACGGGCTGGTCGGTGTCGAGGAGGTACTGGACCATCATCATCGCGTGGTCGCGCTCCTCCATCGCCTGGCGGTTGAAGAACGCGGCCAGCTGCGGCATGGTCTCCGCGTCGTAGTGGATCGCGCAGGCGAGGTACTGGTTGTGCGCACCCAGCTCGTTCCCGATCTGGGTGTTCAGCTGGGCGGCGAAACGCTCGGTGGGCACGTGCTTGTCTCTCCTCAGGCGGCCTTGGACAGCTTCTTGGTCTTGACGAGCTTGCGCTTGTGCACGGTATACCCCGGCGGGAGGGTGCCTTCCTTCAGCATCCGGATGGGGCAGCGCTTGCAGCGCGGCTTGTCCACGCAGCACTTGCTCTTCGGCAGCTTCACCTTCTTCTTGCCCACGCACCGCAGCGTAGCAGCCTTTTAGGGTTGCCTAACCTAAGAGTGATCGGGGATACGCCAGCCGTCCCCGTCCCCCTCGACCGCGAGGACGGCGCCGTTGGCGATCCGGAAGTCCTCGTCGGGTTGCAGCCCCGCCGACACCAGCGCGGCCAGCATCGTGCCGCCGTGCCCGACCACGACCACCGTCTCGCCACGGAACCGGTCGGCCAGGGGGTCCAGCACCGTCCAGACGCGGGCCGCCGCCTCCTGGCCGGACTCTCCGCCGGGCACCCGAGCCTCGAGGTCGCCGGCGCGCCAGGCGTTGAGGGTGGCGTCGAAGAGCTCGCCCTCGGCGGGCCGTCCGCGGAAGTCACCGGAGCCGATCTCCTCCAGGCCCTCGCGCACCAGCACATGGGCGTCGAGCACGCCGGCCATCAGCTCGGCGGTCTGCACCGCCCGGGACATCGCGCTGGTCACCACCACCGCGACCCGCTCGCCGTACAGCCGCTCTCCGACCTCCCGCGCCTGCTCCCGGCCGACAGGTGTGAGGCTGCCGCCGGTGTCGGCCAGCAGCGCGGACTCGTACTCGGCCTCCGCATGCCGCACGAAGAGGACGCGGATCGGGCACTGCAGGTCTCTCATGCCCTCAGGCTAGGTCGTTGGCCTTCCGGATCACATCGACGATGCCGTCCATGATCTCGGTCAGGCCGAAGTCCTTGGGCGTGTAGACCGCGGCGACCCCCTGGTCGATCAGCCGCTGCGCGTCGCCGCTGGGGATGATGCCGCCCACGATCACCGGGAGGTCCTCCAGGCCCGCGTCGCGCAGGCCCTCCAGCACCGTCGGCACCAGCTCCATGTGCGACCCCGACAGGATCGAGAGGCCGACGCAGTGCACGTCCTCGGCAACCGCCGCGGCGACGATCTGCTCCGGGGTCAGCCGGATGCCCTGGTAGACCACCTCGAAGCCGGCATCGCGAGCGCGTACGGCGACCTGCTCGGCGCCGTTGGAGTGGCCGTCCAGCCCGGGCTTGCCGACGAGCAGCCGCAGCCGCCCGCCCAGCTCGTCGCCGGTCTCCTTGACCCGCTGCCGCACCGCGGCGAGCTCGGCGCCGGCCTCGGCCACCCCGACCGCGCCACCGACACCCGTCGGGGCACGGAACTCGCCGAACACGCCGCGCAGGGTGCCGGCCCACTCGCCGGTCGTCGCCCCGGCACGGGCACAGGCCAGAGTCGCCTCCATCAGGTTGGTGTCGGTCTTGGCGTCGGCCGCCAGCCGTGCCAGCGCCTCTTCCACCTCCTGCTCGTCGCGCTGCGCCTTCCACTCCTCCACCGAGCGGATCGCGGCCGCCTCGGCCTCGGGGTCGGCGGTCTGGATCGCCGCGTCCAGGTCGGCGGTCAGGGGCGAGGGCTCGGTGGTCTCGAACTTGTTGACCCCGACGATGATCTCCTCGCCGGCCTCGATCCGCGCCCGGCGCGCGGCGTGCGCGCTCACCAGCTCCTGCTTCATGTAGCCGGACTCGACCGCGGCGACCGCTCCGCCCATCGCCTGCACGCGGTCCATCTCGGCGCGGGCGCCCTGCTTCAGCTCGTCGACCTTGGCCGCGATCACGTGGCTGCCGTCGAAGATGTCGTCGTACTCCAGCAGGTCGGACTCGAAGGCGAGCACCTGCTGCAGGCGCAGCGACCACTGCTGGTCCCACGGCCGCGGCAGGCCGAGCGCCTCGTTCCACGCGGGGAGCTGGACGGCGCGGGCGCGCGCGTCCTTGGAGAGGGTCACACCCAGCATCTCCAGGACGATCCGCTGGACGTTGTTCTCCGGCTGGGACTCGGTCAGGCCGAGGGAGTTCACCTGGACGCCGTACCGGAACCGGCGCATCTTCGGGTCCTCGACGCCGTAGCGCTCCTGGGTGATCTCGTCCCACAGCTGGGTGAAGGCCCGCATCTTGCAGACCTCCTCGACGAAGCGGACGCCGGAGTTGACGAAGAACGACATCCGGCCGACGACCTTGCCGAAGTCCTCGTCGGCGACCTGGCCGGAGTTCTTCACCTGGTCGAGGACGGCGATAGCGGTGCCGAGGGCGTAGGCGATCTCCTGCGTCGGCGTCGCCCCCGCCTCTTGCAGGTGGTAGCTGCAGATGTTGATCGGGTTCCACTTGGGGATCTGGTTGACCGTGTAGGCGATCGTGTCGGCGGTCAGGCGCAGCGACTGCTCCGGGCCGAAGACGTAGGTGCCGCGGGAGAGGTACTCCTTGATGATGTCGTTCTGCGTCGTCCCGGCGAGCTGCCCGGCGACCTCCTCCGGGGTCGCGTCGGGGTTCTGCTCCTCCGCCACGACCTGGTAGAGCGCCAGCAGCCACATCGCGGTGGCGTTGATGGTCATCGAGGTGTTCATCTCGACCAGCGGGATCTGGTCGAAGAGGCGGCGCATCTCGCCGAGGTGCGGGATCGGGACGCCGACCTTGCCCACCTCGCCGCGGCTCAGCGCGTCCTGGGGGTCGTACCCGGTCTGCGTGGGCAGGTCGAAGGCCACGCTGAGCCCGGTCTGGCCCTTGGCGAGGTTGCCGCGGTAGAGCTCGTTGGACGCCGTGGCCGTGGAGTGCCCGGCGTAGGTGCGCATCACCCAGGGGCGATCCTTCTGCGGGCGCTCCGGGATGGCCGCTTCGTGCTGTCCGGCGTCCTTGTCAGTCATTCCAGCAGGGTACGGCGGGACCTACTGGTCGGTCACCGGTCGAGCGTGTGCGGTTGTCCACATGTGAAATGGGTTGTCAGTCCTCGATCAGGCCCCACCCGGTCCCGATCACCTGGGTGCGCGACGCGGAGTCGCGGGGTATCAGTAGGGCTGCAGTCACGAGCTGGTTCTGAGTGACGTTGGTGCTCTTCTCCGCACCGGAGATAGCGGCGTAGGGCTGGTTGAAGCCCACGGTCATGCCCGGCTTCGCGAAGACTCTCTCCTCGACCCGGGCGGACCCGATGGCCAGCCAGCCGCCCGCGGTCGGCACCACCCATGGGTCACTCGACCCCGACGAGCCCGCGTAGGGGTAGGCCGCCTGCTCCATCCTGCCGATGAAGTCCACCTCGCGGGTCAAGTCTCGCTCTGCCCTCGCGAACTCGCGGGCATCCTTGCCCAACTGCAGCCGTGGGGCGAGGGCATCGTCCGTCCACAGCGTCTGCAACGCCTCGAAGTCGCGCCGCGCACGAGTGATCACTTGGTCGGTGGGAGCAGCAGGCTCTCCCACATCCGGGACCTGGGCGTTGGGTACGTCCACATACGCCTCCATCAGCCACGGCTGCCAGGAACGTCGCTGGATGAAGACGGCCAGTTCCACGTTGCGACGGGCCCAACGCCGATCCGCTTTGCCGACCTTGCGCTCGGGGACGGTCCGCAGCGCGACAACGATGTACCGCGGGAAGGCATCGGTGGACGCTTCGAACATGTCCAGGACCTTGAGCCGCTGCCAGGCGTCATCGGTGTCGAAGTCGCGCCGGATCGAGGGTTTGGATTGCGGCAATGCACGAAACAGGGGCGTCCAGACTCGCTGCGTCTCCAGGGCGGCGCCCGCGAAGGCCCGCGACCAGGCGGTGGCGTCGAGGCGAGGAGGAAATCCCCGCTTGCGCGCTTCCCGGCGCCGTTCGGCGAAGTCACGCACGAGCGCCTCCGCGTCAGACTTCCGGAGTGCGGTTTGCCCCGGGTCTCGGTACGTACGCTCGCTCGGCATCGTCACGGCCACCGCACCCATCACGATGAGCGCCAGACTCACCAGCGGCGCGCCGATTCGCACCGGGCGGGGCAACCGCGCCCACAGCAGCCCGACGAGGAGCAGCAGGAGGCCGGCAGCGGCGACGCTGAGGCAGGCCCAGAACAGGCCCGGCAGCGTGGCACCAACGGCCAGCGAGACCGGAGCGTCCGCTCGCCCTTGGGACGCGACCACCAACTGGAACGGCTCATCGCCGGTCAGCCGAAGCTGCTGCGTTCCGCTGCCGAAGGCCTGCTCGCTCCAGAACCCCACCCGCTCCGGAGCCACCGGCAGCGCTTCCCCGTTGACCCGGGCGCCACGCGTGCTGCCGTCGCGGTTGATGCCGGTCACCTCGAAGACGCGGGCATCCCGCACGTAGTCGCGCACGTCGACCGGCTCCCCTGCTCCGAGGAAGACGGGACCCTCGCTTCTCGCCCGGACGGTCAGCCGCAGGTCGTCGTAGGAGAACAGGCTCGGTACGGTGACCAGCGGAGCGCCTCGGGCAGCGGTGACCCGGTGCTCGTCGAGGACGACGGTGTCGTCGGGTCCGACGTACGCAGCTCCCACGATCCCGGCGACTGCGAGGAGCGCGCCGAGCAGCGCCAACAGGATCCGCATGACCTTCATGGGCGGGTTCCTTTCCCGAGATGACTGTTCTGCGACGCTAACCCGAATTCAGCTCACGCGTCGGCGGTTATCCACAGCCCCTACCGGTCGGCCACCAGCAACGGGTCGGCCTCCAGCACGTCGAGCTGCTCCTCGGGGCCGGTCACCGCCACCGTGCCGTCGACCGGCTGCCAGGCTCCCCCGTCGACGCGGAAGTCCGCGGTCCAGGTGACATCGACCCGCACACCCAGGCTCTTCGCCGTCTTCTCGTACTCATGGGAGATGTACTCACTCATCGGCACCCCCTTGCTCCACGCCCTCCCCGGACTGTCCGTGGTCTGCGTGGTGCCGTCGCCGTGTACCCAGGTGTAGGACGCCGGACTGATCCGCAGGTCCACCCGATAACCCAGCAACACCAGCGACTCGGTGAACTCCGCAGCCTGCGTGGAGAAGATCGTCGGGAAGTTCACCAGCGTCTCGCCGTCCGGCGGCTGTACGTCGATCTCCGCGGGCGGCACCGGCACCTCCGCAAACGCCTGCTGAACGATCCACATCGTCAACTGCGGACGCGCCGGCGCAGGCGCCGCAACCGGCACCTGGGGGACGGGTTCTTCGACTTGCTCAAGCACATAGCCAGGAACCACAACATCACGGCAAAGATCCCGCACACTGTCTTCACAGAACATGTTTAGGACTTCGTTCCGTACTGGAACGTCGCTCGGACTAAACACGTATGGGGCAGGAGAGTATTCGGACGAATCACTTCCTTCCGGAGCTTGCGTCGTAGCACTGGGTCGCTGCGGGACGGGTGGCTGCGGGATGGGTGGCAACGTTACCGTGGAACGCTCGTGAAGCCGCGTAATGAGTTCGTTCTGCCCGTCATTCACCGAAACGTCACCTTCGACCGCGAATACGGGATTGGTCAGCGCCGCCATTGCGAGGCAAGTGCCAAGAACTACGAACGCCTTCATTTTACGTCCCAGCCCGCGATCTTCAACTCTCCGTCAACGCGACGAAACAGGAAGATGAATGTCTCCGTACTTGCCTGCGACTGCTGGACAATACTGCCGCTGGCATCTAGGGATTGCTGGCTGCCAATGTCAACCGTCGAGGTGTAAACAGTTCCTGGACCATCGGGGGCGGCGCCCAATTTCTGGAAGGAAACCAACTGCCAACCAGAGGAATTTTTCATGCTGCCTCCGGATCCGTAGCGCTGCTCGATCCCATCTGCGACAGATTGGCAGTTTATGCAAGCGCCATTTGTGTAATTGAGGAAGCCATCTACCTCGCCCTCGTTGATACCGCGCGACAGTTCACGGAGGTACGCCTTGGCAATCTGCTTGGGCGTCACTGGGCCGGGAGCAGGTCCTGATGCCGACGCCGACGCACTCGCCGACTCCGAAGGCGCCTCGCTGAACTTGGGGGTCGGCGTACCTTCCGACTCCGGATCCCCGCCCCCGTTGCACGCCGACAGAGCCGGCAGCGCCAGCATCAGCGCCGCACCGGCCACCGCGCGCGACCATCGTCCACTCATCCCCACCGCCCCTTTCCCGAGATCGATCTGCTCACCCTAAGGAATGGCGTGACGAATGGCGACCCCTTCCAGGGAGCCTGTGGACAAGCCAGACCATCCCTGACCGTCAGCGCGGCTCCATGTCCCAGCCGGCAACTCTCCATCCATCGGCTGAATCCTTGATCAGCAACTGGTAGCGGTACACCAGAGCTGGATCTACTCGGTACACGTTGCCTTCACCGTCGAAGATCTTCTGGCGGCCGAGGGTCATCTCCCCGTAGAGAAGAACCCGCCTGGTGCGGCGCTCTGCACCTTTGCCGTCACGACCCGCCAGCCAGCGGAGCGGGCATACCCTTCGCCCCCGTAAGTCTTCCTGATCTTCTCAGCGACGGCATTGCACGTGGTGCAGTTGCCGTTGGTCAATGACAAGAATCGATCGGTATCACCAGAGTTGATGGCCCCACCTACGGCGGACACGAAGTTCCGCGCAACGACCTTGACGGTCCTCAGCCCTTCATCATGAGATCTGGAAGCACGGCCCTCAGCCGACACACTGGCCGGAGCCAGAGCGGTGGTGGCCTCGCCCTTCGTGGCCCCGTTCCCGTCCTGGACGCAACCAGTCAGCGCCAATCCAAGCACCACGAAGGCTGCGCGCATGATCTCGGACAGCCTTACCGGTCGGCCACCAGCAGTGGGTCGGCCTCCAGCACGTCGAGCTGCTCCTCGGGACCCGTCACCGCCACCGTGCCGTCGACCGGCTGCCACGCTCCCCCGTCGACGCGAAAGTCCGCCGTCCAGGTGACATCGACCCGCACGCCTAAGCCCTTCGCCGTCTTCTCGTACTCATGAGAGATGTACTCACTCATCGGCACCCCCTTGCTCCACGCCCGCCCCGCACTGTCCGTGGTCTGCGTGGTGCCGTCGCCATGCACCCAGGTGTAGGACGCCGGACTGATCCGCAGGTCCACCCGATAACCCAGCAACACCAGCGACTCGGTGAACTCCGCAGCCTGCGTAGAGAAGATCGTCGGGAAGTTCACCAACGTCTCGCCATCCGGCGGCTGTACGTCGATCTCCGAGGGCGGCACCGGCACCTCCGCAAACGCGCGCTGAACGATCCACATCGTCAACTGCGGACGCGCCGGCGCAGGCGCCGCCACCGGCACGACTGCCGCCGGCGCAGCCGGCGCCGGCTCCGAAGGCAGGCACTGCGCCGACGTACCGTTAACACCCCCGCAGAAGCCGGTGAGAAGTTGGTTCCCTAGGTCGACGGTGGGAATAATTGGAGCTGCCGAACCGCCAGACCCGGACCGCGAAGTTGAAGTTTCGGATGATTCACTCGGAGGTGGACTCGCAGTCTCGCCACTTGAATCTGAATCTTGGACACCCCGATTCTGATTGAGGTTCGCGAGGAGGCGATTGTTCTTATCGTCCGAGCCCACAGGGACTTTGTCGCCTGAGCCCGCAGCGTTGGCCGCAACAACGGGCAGGCCCAGCCCAAGGAACACCGAGAGCATCAGGAAGAAACTCAATAGACGCATCATTGTTCCAAGCCCCAGTAGGTGATGCGGGGTTGGCCATCAACTCTGGCCACCTCAAACGAGTAATCCCGAGTTTCAGCTACTGATTGATCCACCACCTCGCCACTGGCATCGAGTGTCCGCTGACTTGAGATATCTAGAAGCCCCCGGACACGCACAACGCCTTCGTCGGTTGTTGAGGACTTCATCGTGGCTACGACCCACCCCGATGTCTCGAACGATTGCCCGGAAGAATAGGCACGCCGAATGTTCCGTGCCAACGCCAGGCAGTTGCCACACCGCTTCCCCTTGACGAAGCGCATAAACGCGGAGGTATCTCCAGTGTTGATCGCCCGGGAGACTCCAGCCACGAACGCCTCCACTACCTGCTCCGGCGTTTGAGGGTCAACCTCAGCGGACCCAGACGCGGACGGCGACGGCGACGCACTGGCCGACTCCGACGGCGCCTCGCTGAACTTCGGGGTCGGCGTACCCTCCGACTCCGGATCCCCGCCCCCGTTGCACGCCGACAGAGCCGGCAGCATCAGCATCAGCGCTGCACCGGCCACCGCGCGCGACCATCGTCCACTCATCCCCACCGCCCCTTCCCGAGACCGATTTGGCACACCCTAAGGAATGGGCGGGCGAAAGGCGACCCCTCGGCGGAGCCTGTGGAAAAGGGTGAGTCAGGCGCTGACGGCGGCGCGCTCGACCTCGACGACACGGATGAGGCGGGAGAGGTGCAGGAGGCGACGTACTGCCGGGGCGCATCCCCTCAGGCGGACGTGCCGGCCCTGCCGACCCGCGGCCAGGGAGGCCACCGCCAGCACCTTGAGCGCCGAGACGTCCGCGGACCGCACGGCGGTCAGGTCGACCACCACCTCCGACGCGTCGGAGGTCGACAGCAGCTCGTAGAGCGCCG encodes:
- a CDS encoding carbamate kinase, with protein sequence MRSRVVVALGGNAMTAPDGTARPEDQQRAVGVAAAAIADLLTGPDPVDVVITHGNGPQVGNLLVKNELAAHVVPPVPLDWCSAQTQATIGTLLMDALDRELAERGDPRRTATLVTRTLVSPDDPHLRSPSKPIGRWLSAEEARPMIEHGETWRDLGERGWRRVVASPEPLEIIDAPAVGTLVEAGYVVVAAGGGGIPTVRDPDGTLHGVEAVIDKDLGAALLAQTLDADALVIATDVPHVVLGYGTDSARPLERVTLSEMESHAAAGEFAEGSMGPKVDAICRFVRQQRRPATITDLEHIRDAVTGSGGTTVVPG
- a CDS encoding barbiturase, with product MPSAIEVRKVPIHSVADASELTRLLDDGVMAADRVIAIIGKTEGNGGVNDYTRIIADRAFREALVAAGAPEEQVREIPIVWSGGTDGVISPHATIFATTEVPEDDPSREEQRLTAGFAMSERLLPEDIGRTAMIEKVADAVRVAMERAGITDPADVHYVQTKTPLLTIHTIRDAKSRGKTVWTEHTHESMDLSNGCTALGVAVALGEIDMPTDADVMHNRELYSAVASCSSGVELDQAQVVVVGNATGVGGRYRIGHSVMEDALDAEGVWTAIREAGLDLPDRPRSSDLDGRLVNVFLKCEASQDGTVRGRRNAMLDDSDVHWHRQIKSCVGGVTAAVTGDPAVFVSVSAAHQGPEGGGPVAAIVDLGDEPTGYRWEG
- a CDS encoding DUF952 domain-containing protein, which produces MHLFHIATRADWEAARQAGSYTTSTRGRTLEDEGFIHAAHREQVPTVFRRFYRDAGEPLVLLSIDTDRLTSPWAEEQVGEERWPHIRGPLNVQAVRHVSPLNRRGGSESFTSLFLKEMVGRIMLALLVMALMTIGVFVGERELTTDWGALIGASIGLVVGVAAVVLIVRLRRRS
- a CDS encoding FAD-dependent oxidoreductase, which produces MGQVLVVGAGVVGLSCAVRLLEAGHRVDVLARDLPLETTSAVAAALWYPYLAFPQERVAAWGERSYGAFAELAADETTGVAMRRGTEVHPAAPPEPWWGGAVPDLERTQVPGWPAAWSFTAPVVDMPVYLRWLTSRVEQLGGTITRMNLSSLPQGRVVDCAGIGARLLGSDDSVQPVRGQVVYVEQWGLEEWWLDEAGPTYVVPRGREVVVGGTEERGDWSRTPSPDTAAAILRRAARLVPEVAEARVLRHKVGLRPARPEVRVERVGDVVHCYGHGGAGVTLSWGCADEVAELVG
- a CDS encoding ferritin, which codes for MPTERFAAQLNTQIGNELGAHNQYLACAIHYDAETMPQLAAFFNRQAMEERDHAMMMVQYLLDTDQPVDIPAIEAQQTRFDDVVAPVRLALEQEKKVTGQINALLKTAREDDDYASEQFLQWFIKEQVEEVATMSDLLAVAERNRDDVEDIEEYVARELSDAGEDPTAPAAFGADA
- a CDS encoding histidine phosphatase family protein, with amino-acid sequence MRDLQCPIRVLFVRHAEAEYESALLADTGGSLTPVGREQAREVGERLYGERVAVVVTSAMSRAVQTAELMAGVLDAHVLVREGLEEIGSGDFRGRPAEGELFDATLNAWRAGDLEARVPGGESGQEAAARVWTVLDPLADRFRGETVVVVGHGGTMLAALVSAGLQPDEDFRIANGAVLAVEGDGDGWRIPDHS
- a CDS encoding protein meaA; protein product: MTDKDAGQHEAAIPERPQKDRPWVMRTYAGHSTATASNELYRGNLAKGQTGLSVAFDLPTQTGYDPQDALSRGEVGKVGVPIPHLGEMRRLFDQIPLVEMNTSMTINATAMWLLALYQVVAEEQNPDATPEEVAGQLAGTTQNDIIKEYLSRGTYVFGPEQSLRLTADTIAYTVNQIPKWNPINICSYHLQEAGATPTQEIAYALGTAIAVLDQVKNSGQVADEDFGKVVGRMSFFVNSGVRFVEEVCKMRAFTQLWDEITQERYGVEDPKMRRFRYGVQVNSLGLTESQPENNVQRIVLEMLGVTLSKDARARAVQLPAWNEALGLPRPWDQQWSLRLQQVLAFESDLLEYDDIFDGSHVIAAKVDELKQGARAEMDRVQAMGGAVAAVESGYMKQELVSAHAARRARIEAGEEIIVGVNKFETTEPSPLTADLDAAIQTADPEAEAAAIRSVEEWKAQRDEQEVEEALARLAADAKTDTNLMEATLACARAGATTGEWAGTLRGVFGEFRAPTGVGGAVGVAEAGAELAAVRQRVKETGDELGGRLRLLVGKPGLDGHSNGAEQVAVRARDAGFEVVYQGIRLTPEQIVAAAVAEDVHCVGLSILSGSHMELVPTVLEGLRDAGLEDLPVIVGGIIPSGDAQRLIDQGVAAVYTPKDFGLTEIMDGIVDVIRKANDLA
- a CDS encoding STAS domain-containing protein, which produces MVTEGPVLALAGDFDGRSTLEVRTALYELLSTSDASEVVVDLTAVRSADVSALKVLAVASLAAGRQGRHVRLRGCAPAVRRLLHLSRLIRVVEVERAAVSA